One window of Vespa velutina chromosome 2, iVesVel2.1, whole genome shotgun sequence genomic DNA carries:
- the LOC124946973 gene encoding LOW QUALITY PROTEIN: uncharacterized protein LOC124946973 (The sequence of the model RefSeq protein was modified relative to this genomic sequence to represent the inferred CDS: inserted 5 bases in 5 codons; deleted 4 bases in 2 codons; substituted 3 bases at 3 genomic stop codons), with product MRRCLLLFLLLFGDGEREKFDSRSLTRRDRSSADFRMSQASLSNDLESTMNDLEGSQHQQQQQQQQQHPCQCSTMSGINSMRTQRERTERSVGNTRISSGQEIPRGLEVLQNAFEPLRRLDSPMSHQETQQLNLEKARNVEILEHQSTPLTRHARNVPCSPRNLDLSRNLAFEAARRVQESSNLQESRQSLTSSPSHPSDINTNPMETSAKETSEKQLDDPCGLSPKQNISKDKLKNIQQVLNTYQHHRIPISGESNTPERNVHGHFHGDSHVHLHKHNVDNSRTNANLEASDGLKGFQQRQHSHHHHGTVKPSNVTHHHGPAMMHHAGGHHHGNLATGLVGHIHGSSTTGLNGSGNVPPTINHGNTAGGNNPNSHHHANPIATTTTTMATTVTATAAATTATTMTTTTTSLSTTTMTATTTTTTSIAGQKGSPMASHRHPTVSSAISGASSNSSMMNHGGSPSVHRHVVNASASLSATPLVARHHGSSTGSLTGRSSINHHHVSSGISCESSSSNANTRTHSRLDHVHDHHHHLQQVHSLHPDSRSRDRAASLVHPLDEHHGHHHGHVHAHGHPHVQNNDTKNSSLIRVDAIQVSAPSKNSKCQCHAVQQASGNKRSSEGETDDGGIVEVTSRTHQPPALPPRPPPRPTRRYEAATADQCHTGEGGCCKKXVVLCCLCGGLSAAVGSLFLAVHAVLSAHTASLAXFETVPSYIPGIMCMRGLFTMLCDKEGRHWGCLCVXLLQMKVCGSVGVVCALVCVLVTVTTTVIHMSRLQGLRECVYTERARSCTCYGAPQSKEDPGVLFEGTPHCEAVHGALYACLRALFGVSVAGILACIFSCMLVYQLLSHEKKKMYWEQLELRCRSLYGQGGPVGPPTASCGCCNDCGGASPWWAQTPGNLYTPNPDLAPSRRWRLPWSRSRGPAPXSDSNYASTRKRDRAETNADNAAGPYSXLNSQSSGPYSVLNTPNGPYTTSTASYSVLETPVPLWGPAAAYSDPNSPARRPQVTXMRGREXAENDNFDNNEDHRSRSTKRPSDNYENAEEISNSTDPEGGNDGTMKGRRARKPLXGVENGAFQQEPNPAAKQSESELYFGDVSSCCGPESSFYDLAVEKEGTEHSEGVDYLAARLGKRQLSKRSRLPLPLPSDGGDIPSDSYANSDEPRNVRGPFLAPDAQYEVIQQARYSYYAPKEDEELEEEAATSSYFREEETDRPRDRDYRDYHSGQEEEAPQCCLSDSTTLDSGWQSAEQQQSDDNVRPVNV from the exons ATGCGAAGGTGTCTTCtgctgtttcttcttctttttggaGACGGCGAACGAGAGAAATTCGATTCGAGAAGTTTAACTCGTCGAGATCGATCTTCCGCAG ATTTCAGAATGTCTCAGGCATCGTTATCGAACGATTTGGAAAGCACAATGAACGATTTGGAGGGAAGccagcaccagcagcagcaacagcagcagcaacaacatcCTTGTCAATGTTCGACGATGAGCGGCATTAATTCGATGAGGACGCAACGGGAGAGAACGGAGAGAAGCGTGGGAAACACAAGGATCTCGAGCGGTCAGGAAATTCCTCGAGGATTGGAGGTACTACAGAATGCGTTTGAGCCGTTAAGAAGATTGGACAGTCCGATGTCTCATCAGGAAACGCAACAATTGAATTTGGAAAAGGCGAGAAACGTCGAGATTTTGGAACATCAAAGTACGCCGCTTACGCGACACGCTCGCAACGTTCCGTGTAGTCCAAGAAATTTGGATCTTTCGCGAAATCTTGCCTTCGAGGCGGCGAGAAGAGTCCAGGAATCATCGAATTTGCAGGAGAGTCGACAAAGTTTGACGTCCAGTCCTAGTCATCCGTCGGATATCAATACGAATCCGATGGAAACGTCGGCGAAGGAAACGTCGGAAAAACAATTGGACGATCCCTGTGGTTTGTCTCCGAAACAAAACATCTCGAAggataaattgaaaaacatACAACAGGTTTTGAACACCTATCAGCATCATCGAATACCTATCAGCGGGGAATCTAATACGCCGGAACGGAACGTTCATGGCCATTTTCACGGCGATTCTCACGTGCATTTACACAAGCACAACGTCGATAACTCGAGAACCAACGCGAATCTAGAGGCGAGCGACGGTCTTAAGGGATTCCAGCAGCGACAGCATAGCCATCATCATCACGGAACAGTAAAGCCCTCGAACGTGACTCATCATCACGGGCCCGCGATGATGCACCATGCGGGGGGACATCATCATGGAAATCTCGCGACCGGCTTGGTCGGTCACATACACGGAAGCTCGACGACGGGCCTAAATGGATCCGGTAACGTTCCGCCGACGATCAATCACGGCAATACGGCTGGCGGCAATAATCCAAATTCTCATCATCACGCTAACCCTATCGCCactacgacgacaacgatggcGACGACGGTGACGGCGACGGCAGcggcgacgacggcgacgacgatgacgacgacgacgacgtcgttgtcgacgacgacgatgacggcgacgacaacgacgacgacatcgATCGCCGGACAGAAGGGTTCACCTATGGCGAGTCATCGTCATCCTACCGTATCGAGTGCAATCAGCGGTGCCTCTTCTAACTCGAGCATGATGAATCACGGTGGATCGCCGAGCGTACATCGGCACGTAGTAAACGCGAGTGCCAGTTTATCGGCTACACCATTGGTCGCTCGACATCACGGCAGTTCGACCGGTAGCTTGACCGGTCGCTCGAGCATCAATCATCATCACGTGAGTTCCGGTATCTCCTGCGAATCTTCTTCGTCGAACGCGAATACCAGGACTCATAGCAGGCTGGATCACGTTcacgatcatcatcatcatctgcAACAGGTCCACTCTTTGCACCCTGACTCGAGATCGAGAGATAGAGCAGCCTCGTTAGTTCATCCTCTCGATGAACATCACGGTCATCATCACGGGCACGTCCATGCTCATGGTCATCCTCACGTGCAAAACAACGATACCAAAAATTCATCCCTGATAAGGGTGGATGCGATCCAG GTGTCAGCACCGTCGAAGAACAGCAAGTGTCAGTGTCATGCCGTACAACAGGCTAGCGGGAACAAAAGAAGTTCGGAGGGTGAGACCGACGACGGTGGAATCGTCGAAGTAACGTCGAGGACTCATCAACCTCCGGCTCTACCGCCTCGACCACCTCCCAGACCAACGAGACGTTACGAGGCAGCGACTGCCGATCAAT GTCATACCGGCGAAGGTGGCTGCTGCAAGA TAGTCGTTCTTTGTTGCCTTTGCGGTGGGCTCAGCGCGGCAGTCGGTAGCCTCTTTTTGGCGGTGCACGCTGTCCTTTCAGCCCACACGGCCAGTTTGG TCTTCGAGACCGTACCGTCTTACATTCCTGGCATAATG TGTATGAGGGGACTATTTACGATGCTTTG CGATAAGGAAGGAAGACATTGGGGATGTCTTTGCGTTTAATTATTGCAGATGAAAGTCTGCGGCTCGGTTGGCGTTGTGTGCGCCCTGGTCTGCGTTCTCGTGACGGTCACTACGACGGTGATTCACATGTCCCGATTGCAAGGTCTTCGAGAATGCGTTTATACGGAAAGAGCCAG ATCGTGCACGTGTTACGGTGCACCGCAATCGAAGGAAGATCCCGGTGTACTGTTCGAGGGTACTCCGCATTGCGAGGCCGTTCACGGTGCCCTTTACGCTTGCCTAAGAGCCCTTTTCGGTGTCTCGGTAGCTGGGATACTTGCCTGCATATTCTCCTGCATGTTGGTTTATCAGTTACTGAgtcatgaaaagaaaaagatgtatTGGGAACAGCTGGAGCTCAGATGCAGATCGTTGTACGGTCAAGGCGGGCCGGTCGGCCCACCGACCGCTTCCTGCGGATGTTGCAACGATTGCGGCGGGGCCAGTCCGTGGTGGGCCCAAACGCCAGGAAATCTCTACACGCCGAATCCGGACTTGGCGCCTTCGAG ACGGTGGCGATTACCGTGG TCTAGATCGAGAGGACCAGCGCCGTAGTCCGACTCGAATTACGCTTCCACACGCAAACGAGACAGGGCCGAGACTAACGCCGACAACGCGGCTGGCCCTTATA GCCTAAATTCACAGTCGAGCGGCCCTTATTCCGTTCTTAATACACCCAATGGACCCTATACGACGAGTACAGCGTCTTATAGCGTTTTGGAGACACCGGTTCCTCTCTGGGGGCCCGCCGCCGCTTACAGCGATCCAAAC AGTCCAGCTCGTAGGCCGCAAGTCA GGATGCGAGGCCGAGAATGAGCAGAGAACGATAATTTTGACAACAACGAAG ATCACAGATCGAGATCGACGAAACGTCCCTCGGACAATTACGAGAACGCCGAAGAGATATCGAATAGTACCGATCCCGAGGGCGGAAACGACGGGACTATGAAGGGTAGGAGAGCTAGGAAACCCC AAGGCGTCGAGAATGGAGCTTTTCAACAGGAACCCAATCCCGCTGCGAAACAATCCGAAAGCGAATTGTATTTTGGCGATGTTTCCTCTTGTTGCGGCCCGGAGAGTAGCTTCTATGATCTGGCTGTTGAGAAAGAag GGACCGAACATTCGGAAGGGGTGGATTATTTGGCAGCTCGTTTGGGCAAACGACAGTTGTCGAAACGATCGAGACTTCCTCTTCCGTTGCCCTCGGACGGTGGCGACATACCGTCCGATAGTTATGCCAATAGCGACGAGCCTAGAAACGTTAGGGGCCCCTTTTTGGCACCCGATGCTCAATACGAGGTCATTCAACAAGCTCGTTATTCGTATTATGCGccgaaagaagacgaagagctTGAGGAAGAGGCTGCCACGTCGAGTTACTTCAGAGAGGAGGAGACTGATCGTCCAAGGGACAGGGATTACAGGGACTATCACAGCGGTCAGGAAGAGGAGGCACCTCAGTGTTGTTTGAGCGATTCCACGACCTTGGATTCTGGCTGGCAAAGTGCCGAGCAACAACAATCGGACGATAACGTTCGACCGGTTAACGTGTAA
- the LOC124946969 gene encoding uncharacterized protein LOC124946969, translating to MENVYVIKVKTKPALSSLYPSERRYSASTVGGLALVHFGLGALSLLLGTLALSVQGAILSIACLVPFVAGLLAWRRWYIDRNITIFFSANLFSLLAAVLCLVVTILDIAAVAETNNGSLWPMEKILRSSSDPFVIDNNNNVTALVEETTMKVEKYVNESDRGLAYDDLKGESSILYERTMPVSGNELEKESENKSKEVPLDRDKVLSFWRKDRIGESSQTETLLKVNVLVASLLEVFWSLLSAKIALRGMMNRFPDMDYGNNNVVNDNDSKRVASAGHKRKHPPPPRPDILDHDHGLSDSALNINSMSSVQSAAPNPALPLPESSREFRERVERFLANQAALRIVEGSCT from the coding sequence ATGGAAAACGTTTACGTGATAAAAGTGAAGACGAAGCCGGCTCTCTCGTCGTTGTACCCGTCGGAACGACGTTATTCGGCTTCAACCGTCGGTGGCCTTGCCCTGGTACATTTTGGCTTAGGCGCCCTTTCCCTACTTCTAGGCACCCTGGCGCTCTCCGTTCAGGGagcgatattatcgatagCCTGTTTGGTACCGTTCGTCGCGGGACTCTTAGCCTGGAGAAGGTGGTacatcgatcgaaatataaccattttcttttctgcaAATCTCTTCTCGTTGCTGGCGGCCGTCCTTTGCCTCGTCGTGACCATCCTCGATATCGCTGCTGTTGCGGAGACCAATAATGGATCTCTCTGGCCTATGGAAAAGATTCTTCGTAGTTCGAGCGATCCTTtcgttatcgataataataacaacgtcaCCGCTCTCGTCGAGGAGACCACGATGAAAGTAGAGAAATACGTTAACGAAAGCGACAGGGGACTCGCCTACGACGATCTCAAGGGAGAAAGTTCTATATTGTACGAAAGAACCATGCCTGTCTCGGGTAACGAGCTGGAAAAGGAATCGGAAAATAAGAGCAAAGAAGTACCCCTTGACAGAGACAAGGTTTTATCCTTTTGGCGAAAGGATCGGATCGGCGAATCCTCGCAAACGGAAACGCTACTTAAGGTGAACGTACTCGTTGCTTCTCTTTTGGAAGTATTTTGGTCCCTTCTCAGTGCGAAGATAGCTCTACGTGGTATGATGAATCGATTTCCGGACATGGATTACGGTAACAACAACGTCGTTAACGACAACGATTCGAAGAGGGTCGCTTCTGCGGGACACAAGAGAAAGCATCCACCACCACCGAGACCGGATATATTGGATCACGATCATGGATTATCCGATAGCGCGTTAAATATCAATTCTATGAGCTCCGTTCAAAGCGCTGCACCGAATCCTGCACTTCCCTTACCCGAATCTAGCAGAGAGTTTCGTGAAAGGGTCGAAAGATTCTTAGCGAATCAAGCAGCTCTCAGAATCGTCGAGGGATCCTGTACGTAA
- the LOC124946959 gene encoding probable serine/threonine-protein kinase fhkB, translating to MAQMSEPAPVHCYTNPSFCRQSEYIPDDRENLPPPPQFQSTDELPPPPPPLQMHLQCGQSNPAFQANAEIRIERQIETREAREHRRYCYLNENRDPVHKRYASLPIEDRNVIGYGQSSRYEYIQEEQRGHVQRRPSIRYEFIPRQQVQRQRSAPPLNQDDGRRGLPRIQTNQNNGGRYAIVPGELDYPDDDDDDDDDDDDDDDDDDDNNDNNNDNNDVTRSASIGRRISPVRRGSVNTLQGRYARVPLQDEDPPALPERNLQQEYPTSPRNNLATKRLHEILTTPRKPRSRSEERTLSPKRQQSVNQTGTPQRRALTPVGSPSGRTFSPTTRTTPQGTPQNRAFPTNGPQTSTPNKEPSARRCLPLVENSSRQRDVCPASNCGKLRYVGTAPVDLASMVYGEPPPRYGYLENGPESMPMVSGSPRYQVLPADQKRSGYQSVESAFIARTAVVPPLSPPHSEVNTTLVSALEKNDRRNAPLLLVLVGVLTCGLAIYLSWTQGRRYYFDSAVGCGACCALAGACRSLRRTWTGLGLAGLSALSCAGLLLLAAKSPRPGTPLHDVTAGALCGVSLLGASLALLAVLTPKCNLGRHRRVHSWIPRLSS from the exons ATGGCACAAATGTCCGAGCCGGCACCCGTGCATTGCTATACGAATCCATCGTTTTGTCGCCAATCCGAATACATCCCGGACGACAGAGAGAACCTACCACCTCCGCCACAATTTCAAAGTACCGACGAAttaccaccgccgccgccgccttTGCAAATGCATTTACAGTGCGGCCAAAGCAATCCCGCGTTTCAGGCTAACGCCGAAATACGAATCGAGAGGCAAATCGAGACGCGAGAGGCCAGAGAGCACAGGCGATATTGTTATTTGAATGAGAATAGAGATCCGGTGCACAAGAGGTATGCCAGTTTGCCGATCGAAGATCGTAACGTAATCGGGTATGGACAATCTTCGAGATACGAGTACATTCAGGAGGAGCAAAGAGGTCACGTGCAGAGAAGGCCTTCCATCAGGTACGAGTTCATTCCGCGCCAGCAGGTGCAACGGCAACGTTCCGCGCCGCCGCTCAACCAAGACGATGGGCGACGGGGCCTGCCACGGATACAGACGAACCAGAACAATGGCGGAAGATACGCGATCGTACCGGGTGAACTCGATTATCcggacgacgatgatgacgacgacgacgacgacgacgacgacgacgacgacgacgacgacaacaacgacaacaacaatgaCAACAACGACGTCACGAGAAGTGCTTCGATCGGTAGACGAATTTCACCGGTACGACGCGGTAGCGTAAACACGCTTCAGG GTCGTTACGCGAGAGTACCTCTGCAAGACGAGGACCCTCCAGCCCTCCCGGAAAGGAATCTTCAACAGGAATACCCGACGTCGCCGAGGAATAATCTGGCGACGAAAAGACTTCACGAGATATTGACGACTCCACGGAAGCCAAGGTCTAGATCGGAGGAACGAACCCTATCGCCTAAGAGGCAACAGAGCGTGAATCAAACCGGTACGCCACAAAGGAGAGCTCTCACCCCAGTTGGATCACCAAGCG gTCGTACCTTTAGCCCGACCACTCGTACGACTCCCCAAGGAACTCCGCAAAATCGAGCATTTCCAACGAATGGCCCCCAAACCTCGACACCGAACAAAGAACCTTCGGCAAGGAGGTGTTTACCCCTCGTTGAAAATTCATCCCGACAACGGGACGTATGTCCAGCCAGTAATTGCGGCAAACTTCGTTACGTTGGTACGGCTCCGGTCGATCTTGCGTCGATGGTTTACGGAGAGCCACCGCCTCGTTATGGATATCTCGAAAATGGTCCGGAATCTATGCCAATGGTGTCCGGTTCTCCGAGGTATCAGGTACTTCCGGCCGATCAAAAGAGGAGCGGCTATCAGAGCGTGGAGAGCGCGTTTATCGCGAGGACCGCCGTA GTACCACCGTTATCTCCGCCACATAGCGAGGTTAACACGACACTGGTAAGCGCATTGGAGAAAAATGATCGTAGAAATGCCCCGCTCTTGCTCGTATTGGTAGGCGTTTTAACCTGCGGCCTTGCTATTTACCTATCTTGGACGCAAGGAAGAAG atattactTCGACAGTGCCGTCGGTTGCGGTGCCTGTTGCGCTCTAGCAGGAGCTTGCAGAAGTTTAAGAAGAACTTGGACAGGGCTGGGTCTCGCGGGACTCTCAGCACTGAGCTGCGCCGGACTCTTGTTACTCGCTGCGAAATCGCCTAGACCAGGAACTCCTCTTCACGACGTCACAGCCGGTGCTTTGTGCGGAGTTTCGCTTTTAGGTGCCAGCCTCGCGCTCCTTGCCGTGTTAACGCCAAAGTGTAACTTGGGTAGACACAGAAGAGTGCACTCTTGGATCCCTCGGCTGTCATCTTGA
- the LOC124946968 gene encoding probable inactive tRNA-specific adenosine deaminase-like protein 3, whose product MSNASPARSSKESRTESVARRWTPKPVLDPDITKDLPLIDAYVGILKEKKDISKAIKAISIILPGFDHLKRCSSNKILLAPVKSFDINDDVPIQDRLKIFLKEKAFDLALLEDDLRVIKVPERSAKSKAQAARASKIWPLKFHPDPMLETIIDGSIFNEDQLRGIEECMRIVITAAKLEAIGDSSCNGSAVIVDPNDGGRILAIAAAKMDRHPMWHASMLAVDLVAKLHGGGAWNLYEEEESIGPCRAVDGNFEKRMKTIKRKYEEVAPLCYPRTLSNIEIPSVGCLQVKWKLQGRRNNGPKKADAIAEPSTGEKCGPYLCTGYWVFLLKEPCPMCAMALLHSRAAKIFYGVSNERTGVLGSNGILHAVPGLNHRYRVWSGVLEGTCEEASNEIQRKTVDSID is encoded by the coding sequence atgtcgAATGCCTCGCCGGCAAGGAGTAGCAAGGAGAGCAGGACGGAATCGGTCGCGAGAAGATGGACGCCTAAGCCCGTTCTAGATCCGGATATAACGAAAGATCTTCCCTTGATCGACGCTTACGTGGGCATactgaaggaaaagaaggacaTATCTAAGGCGATTAAAGCAATATCGATCATTTTGCCGGGTTTCGATCATTTGAAACGTTGCTCGTCCAATAAGATCCTTCTGGCACCCGTGAAATCTTTCGACATAAACGACGACGTGCCGATCCAAGACCGACTAAAGATTTTCCTCAAGGAGAAAGCTTTCGATCTTGCTCTTTTAGAGGACGATTTGCGTGTCATCAAAGTTCCAGAAAGGAGCGCCAAGTCGAAAGCGCAGGCGGCACGGGCTTCGAAGATTTGGCCGTTAAAGTTTCATCCCGATCCTATGCTCGAAACAATCATCGACGGATCGATTTTCAACGAGGATCAATTACGAGGAATCGAGGAGTGCATGAGGATCGTCATAACAGCGGCAAAATTAGAGGCTATCGGGGATTCCAGTTGCAACGGTAGCGCCGTCATCGTCGATCCCAACGACGGCGGTAGAATCCTTGCGATCGCTGCCGCCAAAATGGACCGACACCCGATGTGGCACGCGTCGATGTTGGCCGTCGACCTAGTCGCTAAACTACACGGCGGGGGTGCTTGGAATTTGTACGAGGAGGAGGAATCTATTGGGCCGTGTCGAGCTGTCGACGGgaactttgaaaaaagaatgaaaactattaaaagaaaatacgaggaGGTGGCACCGCTTTGTTATCCAAGAACGTTGTCCAATATAGAAATTCCTTCGGTGGGATGCCTCCAAGTTAAATGGAAATTACAAGGTCGGCGGAATAACGGTCCTAAAAAAGCTGACGCCATCGCGGAGCCGAGTACAGGCGAGAAATGTGGACCGTACTTGTGTACCGGCTATTGGGTTTTCTTGCTGAAGGAACCGTGTCCAATGTGCGCCATGGCTCTTCTTCATTCGAGAGCagcgaaaatattttacggcGTATCGAACGAGAGGACCGGTGTCCTAGGATCCAATGGGATTTTGCACGCGGTCCCGGGACTTAATCATCGATATCGCGTTTGGAGTGGAGTATTGGAAGGGACCTGCGAGGAGGCGTCGAACGAAATTCAACGGAAGACCGTCGACTCCATTGATTGA